Proteins encoded in a region of the Dryobates pubescens isolate bDryPub1 chromosome 14, bDryPub1.pri, whole genome shotgun sequence genome:
- the RIDA gene encoding 2-iminobutanoate/2-iminopropanoate deaminase — translation MTSLVKRIISTAKAPAALGPYSQAVLVDRTMYIAGQIGLEPSTGQLVSGGAKEEAKQALKNMGEILKAAGCDYGNVVKTTVLMADMKDFNDINDVYKQFFKTNFPARAAYQVAALPKGARVEIEAIAIQGPLQDASA, via the exons ATGACCTCCCTTGTGAAGAGAATAATCAGCACTGCTAAGgccccagctgcactgggacCCTACAG ccaagcagtgctggtggacaggaCCATGTACATTGCAGGACAGATAGGTCTGGAACCTTCTACTGGGCAGCTTGTCTCTGGAGGGGCAAAGGAAGAAGCTAAGCAG GCTTTAAAAAACATGGGAGAAATCCTGAAAGCTGCAGGCTGTGACTATGGCAATG TTGTGAAGACCACAGTGCTGATGGCAGACATGAAGGACTTCAATGATATCAATGATGTCTACAAACAGT TTTTCAAGACAAActtcccagccagggcagcctaTCAGGTTGCTGCTTTGCCCAAA GGTGCCCGAGTGGAGATTGAAGCTATTGCCATCCAGGGACCCCTCCAAGATGCTTCAGCCTGA